Proteins encoded in a region of the Clostridiisalibacter paucivorans DSM 22131 genome:
- a CDS encoding DUF3343 domain-containing protein, with product MNKNFRRDRYYIALFDTKNYAIQMYYTLEKQGYRNYQLISTPCQITGGCNYSIKFNDIEDFRVLKEQSEIYNRPIREVYLFTRENGKNYIKRIGDMDNLFE from the coding sequence ATGAATAAAAACTTTAGAAGGGATAGGTATTATATAGCTCTATTTGATACTAAAAACTACGCTATTCAAATGTATTATACTTTAGAAAAACAAGGGTATAGAAATTATCAATTGATTTCTACCCCTTGTCAGATTACTGGAGGTTGTAACTATTCTATTAAATTCAATGATATTGAAGATTTTAGAGTTTTAAAAGAACAATCAGAGATTTATAATAGACCTATTCGAGAAGTATATTTATTTACACGAGAAAATGGGAAAAATTATATTAAGAGAATAGGGGACATGGATAATTTATTTGAATAA
- a CDS encoding glycosyltransferase, protein MVSVITCTNRPALITNILENFNRQSINDKELIIVINKDNVDFENISAKFISSSNIKIFHKSSDTSLGKCLNFAIENSIYDIIAKFDDDDFYAPNYLIDTINTMKEKKVKVIGKANIYIYFKDKEILAIKNISKENRFVYRVDGSTLVIDKSIFDKIKFRDINLGEDKEFCKDCHRNNIKIYSHNRFNYVYIRYNSYHNHTWHINNDLLLTLCKKVCVTKNFINHIIK, encoded by the coding sequence ATGGTATCTGTAATTACCTGTACAAATAGACCAGCTTTGATTACCAATATTTTAGAAAATTTTAATAGACAGTCTATAAATGATAAAGAACTAATTATAGTCATAAACAAAGACAATGTAGACTTTGAAAATATAAGTGCAAAATTTATTTCTTCAAGTAATATAAAAATATTTCATAAATCTTCAGATACTTCTTTAGGTAAATGTTTAAATTTTGCAATAGAAAATAGCATTTATGACATTATAGCTAAATTTGATGATGATGATTTTTATGCTCCAAATTATTTAATAGACACTATTAATACAATGAAAGAAAAGAAAGTAAAAGTCATAGGCAAAGCCAATATTTATATATATTTTAAAGACAAGGAGATTTTAGCTATAAAAAATATAAGCAAAGAAAATAGATTTGTATATAGAGTAGATGGCTCTACTCTAGTCATTGATAAAAGTATCTTCGATAAGATAAAGTTTAGAGATATAAATTTAGGAGAAGACAAAGAATTTTGTAAGGACTGTCATAGAAATAATATAAAGATATACTCTCATAATAGGTTTAACTACGTTTACATTAGATATAATTCTTATCATAACCATACTTGGCATATAAACAATGATCTGCTATTGACATTGTGTAAAAAGGTATGTGTCACTAAAAATTTTATCAATCATATCATAAAGTAG
- a CDS encoding IreB family regulatory phosphoprotein, with amino-acid sequence MKFNVPKEGINEAKEIIFNVYSALEEKGYNPINQMVGYILSGDPTYITSHNNARSLIRKIERDELLEELLKAYLANK; translated from the coding sequence ATGAAATTTAATGTCCCAAAGGAAGGCATAAATGAAGCCAAGGAAATAATTTTTAATGTATACAGTGCCTTAGAAGAAAAGGGATATAATCCAATAAATCAAATGGTGGGATATATATTGTCGGGAGATCCTACATATATAACAAGTCATAACAATGCAAGGAGTTTGATTAGAAAAATTGAAAGAGATGAATTATTAGAAGAGCTTTTGAAGGCATATTTAGCTAATAAATAA
- the nifS gene encoding cysteine desulfurase NifS, which yields MDRQIYMDNSATTPVKKEVLDVMMPYFSTNYGNASSIYKLGRESKSAIDNARLTVSNILGANANEIYFTSGGSESDNWAIKAVALANKNKGNHIITSKIEHHAVLHACEYLEKHGFTVTYLDVDEYGMIDLDQLKREINDKTILITIMFANNEVGTIQPIKEIGKIAKENNIYFHTDAVQAIGNVKIDVKELNIDLLSLSAHKFYGPKGVGALYIRSGVKLDNYIHGGAQERNRRAGTENIPYIVGLSKAMEMAYENLDDHNERLTRLRDKMINDIMNRISHVRLNGHPEKRLPGNVNVSIEYIEGEALLLSLDMVGIAASSGSACTSGSLDPSHVLLAMGLPHEIAHGSLRFSLGDFNDESDVEYVVDNLEEIVTRLRKMSPLYESVKEEK from the coding sequence ATGGATAGACAAATTTATATGGATAATTCTGCTACCACCCCTGTTAAGAAAGAAGTATTAGACGTTATGATGCCTTATTTTTCAACTAATTATGGAAATGCATCTAGCATATATAAATTGGGGAGAGAATCTAAAAGTGCAATAGATAATGCTAGGCTGACAGTTAGTAATATTTTAGGAGCAAATGCAAATGAGATTTATTTTACAAGTGGAGGTTCAGAATCTGATAATTGGGCAATAAAGGCAGTAGCTCTTGCCAATAAAAATAAAGGAAATCATATTATTACTAGTAAGATCGAGCACCATGCAGTTTTACATGCATGTGAGTATTTAGAAAAGCATGGATTTACAGTGACATATCTGGATGTGGATGAGTATGGTATGATAGATTTAGACCAATTAAAAAGGGAAATAAATGATAAAACTATACTTATAACTATAATGTTTGCTAACAATGAAGTTGGTACTATACAGCCTATAAAAGAAATTGGAAAAATTGCTAAGGAAAATAATATATATTTTCATACAGATGCAGTTCAAGCTATTGGAAATGTAAAAATAGATGTAAAAGAATTAAATATAGATCTATTATCACTTTCGGCACATAAGTTTTATGGACCTAAAGGAGTGGGTGCTCTGTATATTAGAAGTGGTGTAAAGCTTGATAACTATATTCATGGAGGAGCACAGGAGAGGAATAGAAGGGCAGGAACAGAAAATATACCTTATATAGTAGGATTGTCAAAGGCTATGGAGATGGCATATGAGAATTTAGATGATCATAATGAAAGATTGACAAGATTAAGGGATAAAATGATAAATGATATAATGAATAGAATAAGTCATGTAAGATTAAATGGTCATCCAGAAAAAAGACTTCCTGGTAATGTGAATGTATCTATTGAATATATAGAAGGTGAGGCTTTATTGTTAAGTTTAGATATGGTAGGAATAGCAGCATCTAGTGGTTCTGCATGTACATCAGGTTCATTGGATCCATCCCATGTATTACTAGCTATGGGACTACCCCATGAAATAGCCCATGGGTCATTAAGATTTAGTTTAGGAGATTTTAATGATGAATCGGATGTTGAATATGTGGTAGATAATTTAGAAGAGATTGTAACTAGACTTAGGAAGATGTCACCATTATATGAAAGTGTAAAGGAGGAAAAATAA
- the mnmA gene encoding tRNA 2-thiouridine(34) synthase MnmA, translating into MDKKKVVIGMSGGVDSSVAAYLLKKQGYDVIGVTMKIWQKDSFENSGNDSSCCSLSAVEDARMVANKLDIPYYVMNFKNVFKDKVIDYFVEEYGKGRTPNPCIACNRYVKFEELLKRANELGAYYVATGHYGKIYYDENKNRYVLTKAKTEGKDQSYVLYNLTQEQLKHTLMPLGDFDNKEKVREIARDLGMIVADKKESQEICFIEDNDYGKFIRENANYKINKGNFIDINGNVLGKHNGITNYTIGQRKGLGIALGKPMYVVDIDVKNNIVILGDGEKVFGTQLLANDLNFISIEKLEEPMRIKAKIRYAAKEEDAVIKPVEKDKVEVVFDKPVRAITPGQAVVFYDGDIVLGGGTILKKIK; encoded by the coding sequence ATGGACAAGAAAAAGGTAGTAATAGGTATGAGTGGAGGAGTAGATAGTTCTGTAGCTGCATATTTATTGAAAAAGCAAGGATATGATGTTATAGGAGTAACTATGAAGATATGGCAAAAAGATAGCTTTGAGAACAGTGGAAATGACAGTAGCTGTTGTTCATTATCAGCAGTTGAAGATGCTAGGATGGTAGCTAACAAGTTAGATATCCCTTATTATGTTATGAACTTTAAAAATGTATTTAAAGATAAGGTTATAGACTATTTTGTAGAAGAATATGGTAAAGGACGCACTCCAAATCCTTGTATAGCATGTAATAGATATGTGAAATTTGAAGAACTTTTAAAAAGAGCTAATGAATTAGGTGCTTACTATGTGGCTACAGGACATTATGGAAAAATATATTATGATGAAAATAAAAATAGATATGTTTTAACTAAGGCTAAAACTGAAGGCAAGGATCAAAGCTATGTATTATATAATTTAACACAAGAACAATTAAAGCATACATTGATGCCATTAGGTGATTTTGACAATAAAGAGAAAGTTAGAGAAATAGCACGGGATTTGGGTATGATTGTTGCTGACAAGAAAGAAAGTCAAGAAATTTGTTTTATTGAAGATAATGATTATGGGAAATTTATAAGAGAAAATGCTAATTATAAAATTAATAAAGGCAATTTTATAGATATAAATGGAAATGTATTAGGAAAACACAATGGAATAACGAATTATACAATAGGCCAAAGGAAAGGGCTTGGCATAGCTTTAGGAAAGCCTATGTATGTAGTAGATATAGATGTAAAAAATAATATTGTTATACTGGGAGATGGAGAAAAGGTTTTTGGCACCCAATTATTGGCAAATGATTTGAATTTTATTTCAATTGAAAAATTAGAAGAGCCAATGAGGATAAAAGCAAAAATAAGATATGCAGCAAAAGAAGAAGATGCTGTTATAAAACCAGTTGAAAAAGACAAAGTTGAGGTAGTATTCGATAAGCCAGTTAGGGCCATAACACCAGGTCAAGCAGTGGTGTTTTATGATGGAGATATAGTTTTAGGCGGTGGAACTATTTTAAAAAAGATTAAATAA
- a CDS encoding PRC-barrel domain-containing protein, with product MRKCSEIKTLDIFDLYSREVVGNIKDIIYDTDNYKISAFVTSEKGVFKDAEILKYDDVTIIGKDVIIIDNKQRLKKLKNYDEISKLIEKDNSLIGNIVICENGEEIGYICDIIIDERNGYIKGFILTDGLIEDLINGRIYLPNMKKIVRTPNSIIINTEMLYTICNCKDEMKNLLGV from the coding sequence TTGAGAAAATGTAGTGAAATAAAAACCCTTGATATATTTGATTTATACAGTAGAGAAGTAGTAGGGAATATCAAAGATATAATATATGATACGGATAATTATAAAATTTCAGCATTTGTAACCAGTGAAAAAGGTGTGTTTAAAGATGCTGAAATATTGAAATATGACGATGTCACTATTATCGGAAAAGATGTTATCATAATTGATAACAAACAAAGACTAAAAAAATTAAAAAATTATGATGAAATATCAAAACTTATTGAAAAAGATAATTCATTAATTGGAAACATAGTGATATGTGAGAATGGTGAAGAAATAGGATATATTTGTGATATAATAATTGATGAAAGAAATGGATATATAAAGGGATTTATATTAACTGATGGATTGATAGAAGATTTAATAAATGGTAGAATATATTTACCTAATATGAAAAAAATAGTACGCACTCCCAATAGCATTATAATAAATACAGAAATGCTATACACTATATGTAATTGTAAGGATGAAATGAAGAATTTGCTAGGTGTATAA
- the alaS gene encoding alanine--tRNA ligase, which translates to MKKLGLHQLRKMFLEFFQEKGHLAAKSFPLVPKDDKSLLLINAGMAPLKPYFSGAKEPPRKRMTTCQKCVRTGDIDNVGKTDRHATFFEMLGNFSFGDYFKIEAIRWAWEFMTERMEVSKEDLWVSVYKDDEEAYKIWNEQIGVPSKRIVKLGKEDNFWELETGPCGPCSEIYIDRGEEYTCGSPTCKPGCECDRYVEVWNLVFTQFEKDDRGNYTPLPNPNIDTGMGLERLAAVMNGADNIFEIEPISTILNEVEKLSGVKYGESKKDDMSIRVITDHLRAITFLVSDGVIPSNEGRGYVLRRLIRRASRHGKLLGIKDNFLYNMVKLVIDNWKEEYQELEEREVQISKIIKIEEEKFEETIDQGLNILKEYIKELTDKKLDKLDGIKAFKLYDTYGFPLDLTKEILEEEGLSIDESAFNEEMEKQRDRARKARGDSDDNGWKIEENLSSIIGTETYFKGYDKLSLETETLMIIKENEVSEELKEGEEGIIILKETPFYGESGGQIGDHGIVYNNCGKGIVKDTKKISDDKILHFVVMKNGKIGNNEKVVASVDNKKRYSIARNHSATHLLHKALKEVIGEHVNQAGSLVTDERLRFDFTHFQGLEIKEIEQIEKIVNDKIFESLEVLVLEKTLEEAKEMGATALFDEKYGDKVRTIKIGDFSMELCGGTHVNNTSEIGMFKILSESGIASGIRRIEAITGYKVYEYINDMENKALQLAELLKTNRENIVSRAKTLNQENKTLEKEIERLKMKLASSKTQDIIDSAYEVKGIKVIANRVDGMDINGLRQLGDQIKDKMGSVLIVLGTGKDNKVNFIATATQDLVKQGIHCGNIVREVAKVTHGGGGGRPNMAQAGGKDSSKIDEALSKVKGLVNNQLKI; encoded by the coding sequence ATGAAAAAATTAGGATTACATCAATTGAGAAAAATGTTTTTAGAATTTTTTCAAGAAAAAGGGCATTTAGCAGCTAAAAGTTTTCCATTGGTACCTAAGGATGACAAAAGCTTGTTACTTATAAATGCAGGTATGGCTCCTCTTAAGCCTTATTTTTCAGGAGCTAAAGAGCCACCAAGAAAAAGAATGACAACATGTCAGAAATGTGTAAGAACAGGTGATATTGATAATGTAGGTAAGACAGATAGACATGCTACTTTTTTTGAAATGCTTGGAAATTTTTCTTTTGGTGATTATTTTAAAATAGAAGCCATAAGATGGGCTTGGGAGTTTATGACGGAAAGAATGGAAGTGTCTAAAGAAGATTTATGGGTTTCTGTATACAAGGATGATGAAGAAGCTTATAAAATATGGAATGAACAGATAGGTGTACCCAGCAAAAGAATAGTTAAATTAGGAAAAGAAGATAATTTTTGGGAGTTAGAAACTGGACCATGTGGTCCATGTTCAGAGATATATATAGACAGAGGTGAAGAATATACTTGTGGTAGTCCAACATGTAAGCCTGGATGTGAATGTGACAGATATGTTGAAGTATGGAATTTAGTATTTACACAGTTTGAAAAAGACGATAGAGGTAATTACACTCCATTACCCAATCCCAATATAGATACAGGTATGGGACTAGAGAGACTGGCAGCTGTAATGAACGGAGCTGATAATATATTTGAAATTGAACCTATTAGTACAATACTTAATGAAGTAGAAAAATTGTCAGGAGTAAAGTATGGAGAGAGCAAAAAAGATGATATGTCTATAAGGGTAATAACAGACCATTTAAGAGCTATAACTTTTTTAGTATCTGATGGTGTTATACCAAGTAATGAAGGACGAGGATACGTGCTTAGAAGACTTATTAGAAGAGCATCTAGGCATGGCAAATTATTAGGCATAAAAGATAATTTTTTATATAATATGGTTAAATTAGTAATAGATAATTGGAAGGAAGAATACCAAGAATTAGAGGAACGAGAAGTTCAAATTTCTAAAATTATAAAAATAGAGGAAGAAAAATTTGAAGAGACTATAGACCAGGGACTAAACATATTAAAAGAATATATTAAAGAATTAACAGATAAGAAATTAGATAAACTTGATGGAATTAAGGCATTTAAACTTTATGACACATATGGTTTCCCATTGGATTTGACAAAGGAAATTTTAGAAGAAGAAGGGTTATCCATAGATGAGAGTGCATTTAATGAAGAAATGGAAAAACAAAGGGATAGAGCTAGAAAAGCTAGAGGAGATAGTGATGATAATGGATGGAAGATAGAAGAGAATCTATCATCAATTATAGGTACAGAGACATATTTTAAAGGTTATGACAAATTATCACTGGAGACAGAGACCCTTATGATAATTAAAGAAAATGAAGTATCAGAAGAATTAAAAGAAGGAGAAGAAGGAATTATAATACTTAAAGAGACACCTTTTTATGGAGAAAGTGGAGGACAAATAGGTGATCATGGTATAGTTTATAATAACTGTGGAAAGGGTATAGTAAAAGATACAAAGAAGATATCTGATGACAAAATATTACATTTTGTTGTTATGAAAAATGGAAAAATAGGTAATAACGAAAAAGTAGTTGCATCTGTAGACAATAAAAAGAGGTATAGCATAGCTAGAAATCACTCTGCTACTCATTTATTGCATAAAGCTTTAAAGGAAGTTATAGGGGAGCATGTTAACCAAGCAGGTTCTTTAGTTACTGACGAAAGATTAAGATTTGATTTTACTCATTTCCAGGGACTAGAAATTAAGGAAATAGAACAAATAGAAAAAATAGTTAATGATAAAATATTTGAATCTTTGGAAGTATTAGTATTAGAAAAGACTTTAGAAGAGGCTAAAGAAATGGGAGCTACTGCTTTATTTGATGAAAAATATGGGGATAAAGTAAGAACTATAAAAATTGGAGATTTTAGTATGGAGTTATGTGGAGGAACCCATGTAAATAATACAAGTGAAATAGGTATGTTTAAAATATTAAGTGAATCGGGCATAGCATCAGGCATAAGAAGAATTGAGGCTATAACAGGATATAAAGTTTATGAATATATAAATGATATGGAAAATAAAGCTTTACAGTTAGCAGAATTACTTAAAACAAATAGAGAAAATATTGTTTCCAGGGCTAAGACATTAAATCAAGAAAACAAAACGCTGGAAAAGGAGATTGAAAGATTAAAAATGAAGTTAGCTAGTAGTAAGACACAAGATATAATAGATAGTGCTTATGAAGTTAAAGGGATAAAGGTCATTGCTAATAGGGTAGATGGTATGGATATTAATGGACTAAGACAATTAGGAGATCAGATAAAGGATAAAATGGGATCGGTTTTAATTGTATTGGGTACTGGTAAAGATAATAAAGTAAACTTTATAGCAACAGCAACACAAGATTTAGTAAAGCAAGGTATTCATTGTGGAAATATAGTAAGGGAAGTGGCTAAAGTAACCCATGGTGGAGGTGGAGGCCGTCCCAATATGGCTCAAGCAGGAGGAAAAGATTCTTCGAAGATAGATGAAGCGTTAAGCAAAGTGAAGGGATTAGTAAATAATCAATTGAAAATATAG
- a CDS encoding AI-2E family transporter — protein sequence MEYIMNIVKYLNDILIVILLLIGIYFIVNIGNSYVGNKKKLSISKKQGILIALILLSIYLINKMIVNTDILGELVFIILFSIIFSYVLNPLVNKMEKQGIKRVWGVLITYVSIVLVLVLIFISIFPAIVQEFKKLAELMPSYFKEINIAFNNIYRLYSDNINNLPAGFEGIKTSFDDSLGNIQSVLISAVENITTTIVGIFSKTFSLLLIPILSFYFIKDKELFKQKLYLMIPKNYRQDIIRIAKDVDLVLGKFIRGQLIVAFFVGLATAIGLLILGIDFSLIIGIIAGIANVIPYFGPIMGIIPAVMFAFLEDPSKIIWVIVVFIVIQQIEGNILSPKIVGESVGLHPVVVIVSLLIGGSLMGILGMLLAVPVVAVLRILFNFSIEKLTE from the coding sequence ATGGAATATATTATGAATATTGTTAAATATCTTAATGATATTTTAATCGTTATATTACTATTGATAGGCATATATTTTATTGTAAATATTGGCAATAGTTATGTAGGAAACAAGAAAAAATTGAGTATATCTAAGAAGCAAGGTATTTTAATAGCATTAATATTATTATCTATATATCTAATTAATAAGATGATTGTTAATACTGATATTTTAGGTGAATTGGTATTTATTATATTGTTTTCAATTATTTTTTCTTATGTATTAAATCCATTGGTAAATAAGATGGAAAAACAAGGAATAAAGAGGGTTTGGGGAGTATTGATTACATATGTAAGTATTGTTTTAGTACTAGTGTTAATATTTATTTCAATATTCCCTGCTATAGTACAAGAGTTTAAAAAATTGGCAGAGTTAATGCCTTCTTATTTTAAAGAGATAAATATTGCATTTAATAATATATACAGACTTTATTCTGATAATATAAATAATCTTCCTGCGGGATTTGAAGGGATAAAAACAAGTTTTGATGATAGTTTAGGAAATATTCAAAGTGTATTAATATCTGCAGTTGAAAATATAACTACTACAATTGTAGGTATATTTTCAAAAACCTTTAGTCTTTTATTAATACCAATTTTATCTTTTTATTTTATAAAAGATAAAGAACTGTTTAAACAAAAATTATATCTTATGATTCCTAAAAATTATCGCCAAGATATTATAAGAATAGCAAAGGATGTTGATTTGGTTTTAGGTAAATTTATAAGGGGTCAATTGATAGTTGCTTTTTTTGTAGGACTGGCTACAGCCATAGGATTGTTGATACTGGGAATAGATTTTTCTTTAATTATAGGTATAATTGCAGGAATAGCAAATGTAATACCGTATTTTGGGCCTATAATGGGTATAATACCTGCAGTGATGTTTGCGTTTTTAGAAGATCCGTCTAAAATAATATGGGTAATAGTAGTATTTATTGTTATACAACAGATAGAAGGAAATATACTTTCTCCTAAGATAGTGGGAGAGAGTGTAGGACTTCACCCTGTAGTAGTTATAGTTTCTTTACTTATAGGAGGAAGTTTAATGGGGATATTAGGTATGTTATTAGCTGTACCTGTAGTTGCTGTTTTAAGGATATTATTCAATTTTTCAATTGAAAAGCTAACTGAATAA
- the nifU gene encoding Fe-S cluster assembly scaffold protein NifU yields MYSEKVMDHFANPRNVGEIENADGVGQVGNPKCGDIMKIYLKVEDNIIKDVKFKTFGCGSAIASSSMATEMIMGKSIDEALKVTNKAVAEALDGLPPVKMHCSVLAEQAIKAALLDYAKKNNIEIEELKDFDPDEDPHEH; encoded by the coding sequence ATGTATTCAGAAAAGGTTATGGACCATTTTGCAAATCCAAGAAATGTTGGAGAAATAGAAAATGCAGACGGTGTAGGTCAAGTTGGGAATCCTAAATGTGGAGATATAATGAAAATATATTTAAAAGTAGAAGATAATATAATTAAAGATGTAAAATTTAAAACTTTTGGATGTGGCTCTGCTATAGCATCATCAAGTATGGCTACAGAAATGATAATGGGTAAAAGTATAGATGAGGCTTTAAAAGTTACTAACAAAGCAGTTGCCGAGGCGTTAGATGGTTTACCACCAGTAAAGATGCACTGTTCAGTATTGGCGGAACAAGCTATAAAGGCCGCACTTTTAGATTATGCTAAAAAGAATAATATAGAGATAGAAGAGTTAAAAGATTTTGACCCTGATGAAGATCCCCATGAACATTAA
- a CDS encoding RrF2 family transcriptional regulator yields MKLSTKGRYGLKAMLELALHHGKGPMPLKDIADNQRLSEHYLEQLIATLRKDGLVKSVRGSQGGYLLAYDPDNITVGHVLRSLEGDIAPADCVIEGDVSSCDREEYCVTKTIWEKIRDSINDVIDTVTLQDMVDDQIKLLKKHQ; encoded by the coding sequence ATGAAATTGTCTACAAAGGGTAGATATGGATTAAAGGCCATGTTGGAACTTGCACTTCATCATGGAAAAGGTCCAATGCCCTTAAAAGATATAGCGGATAATCAAAGGCTTTCAGAACATTATTTGGAACAATTGATTGCTACTTTGAGAAAAGATGGATTAGTGAAAAGTGTAAGGGGATCTCAAGGAGGATATTTATTAGCATATGACCCTGACAATATAACTGTAGGACATGTATTGAGATCATTAGAAGGTGATATTGCCCCAGCAGATTGTGTTATAGAAGGTGATGTCTCAAGTTGTGATAGAGAAGAGTATTGCGTAACTAAAACCATATGGGAAAAAATAAGAGATAGCATTAATGATGTGATCGATACTGTAACTCTTCAAGATATGGTAGATGATCAAATCAAACTTTTAAAAAAACACCAATAG